CTATGtttctttggaaaaattataagACCATATAAAATGGTATAATTTGTGCTACAACTATCTATGTAGCAAGTTGTGAATGGTGAAAAAAAGAAGTGATGGATCTATATAAAAGTGATAGGCAGTCAATCACAACATGACATGTAAGTGATGTAAAATAGATCGTCATGGCCTTTTTGGACTCCTAAGCGTGCCTAAAATCGCAAAAGGCAAAATCGAGGTACACTCTGATTTTGGCGAATTCCTCTTAATAGCCCCAAAAACTATGATTTTATcgtttataataatttttggttccttaataactttttgCTCAAAAGTCAGAATACAGTCTCGCTTATTTTGAGACGACCCTTTAAGGTCAGTAGTTtatgattttgcatttaactcaaaattttcatttgtggTAAAATTTGGTATTTTGCCACTTAATCTCATAATTAGTACGAATTAGGGTTTCAGACATTTCCGAATCATCCTAGGGTTTTACTTTttcagtatttatatgttttgtagccGTCAAAGGTGAAATagattattatcaataaaattgtaGAGTTTTTCTCAAGCTTTTCTCTAGTGAATTCCAATTTATCTCCTTGTGGATACAGAGAACCCCTTGTGAATTTGAGGTTTACTACCAGAAGCTAATAGTTTAGTTTCTGTTCCTTTAAAAGAGTATTATATGTGCGTTTTTTAGGCTTCCACGATATCAATAAAATAGttatagtaaaaattatagtaatttatatagtactaaaacaattttttttttcttctaattagTGTATGTAGTGAAACCATGGCCCCACGTCCACTATTATGACCCAATAATGACTAACCATTTGATTGCCACATCCACAATGTCTAGCATGGACCGAAAACACGCAATCCCATTACCATCTTGGCCTATAATGTTCTTCCTTTATCTCTTGcacatctttttatttttatgggaaatactaatgaatgcccttaaggcattggttaataatccatttaaaaaattatgggaaaaaaaagcaattaatgctttgacagctttttttcatttcccataaaagttgtgtcaaaactttcctaaaatagattgttaactaaTGTCCTTAaggcactcgttagcatgactCTTTTTTTATTGGGGTCCCTGGCAAAGGCAATGTTACACGTTAAAaagttaatatatttattttaatacatcattttacaatttacCTATATCACATATTCTATTCTTTTATATaatactttaaaataatatatacaacatattaaaataacctaaaaaagctcccacaatataaaaaataataaataaatacaaaactcacaacccaccactaccaccacaaCTCACCCCCACCAATGTAGAACTCCCACAACCAACCACTGTAACCAACACTCAAAATCAACTCAATCACCACCTGCTACCGTAACCACAACTATCAAAATCAGCCCACCACAACTCATCAAAATcaacccacacacacacacacacacacacataaattttAGCATTTCTGTCAATACAGTGCCAATAGTGGAATTGTACTATAGcaaaatttatttagtatttgAAACATTTGATATTGGTGTGTTTTTggtgtgctaaatgctaaaattttagcatttagcacatctgatgctaatgctcttaacACTCTATTCCTCTAAAGGCTTTAAGCTAAATCTAATTACTTTAATCAATCGCTTTTGAGTCCCAAGACTCTTCATAGATAAATCACAGTTATATGCATAGTTGCAAGTATCATACGATACATATCGTATCgtgtataaaaaattttgtatcatAAGGGCGTATCAAAAGTTCTCTTAAATAATACGATACATAGGTGcatatattctaaatttataatgaatatacattttatatttgtatatctatatatttttttttaattttattaggtGTATGATATGATACAAAATactgaaaaatcaaaaatcgATTCATAATACGATTCATGTTTTGACAACTATGATTATATGTATTAGAATGTCCTTTCCTTTGAgaaagtaaaattatttttgccataAGACAATTCCATTTAATTATTACATTTCTTTTATACTAGATCAAAGTTAAACCCCATGATCGTAAGGAAATGCAGTGGAATCCAACCCTTCATCATCTTTGATGAACTCTAACACCGTGAAATTATATGTAGCATCAACATCCATTTTGTGATACCCTTTCCATTGAACTCTATCATCAGTTGATGAGCTAGGCCCACCATTGTCATACTCCTCGTAGTACAAAGATTTTAATTCTtgatcatcattatcatcagaCCATTGTGTCTACCCAGCTAGGTTAATGAAGGAGCCAATGTGGGAATTTAGATAGATTGGTCGAGAGTACACACTCCATGCCCTTCCTAGGTAGCTTTTCACACTGCTAGAATTAGAGTACAAATCATTTGTAGAAAGAATCGAACAATTCTGGATGGAAATTCCAGTGTGCTCATCTGGGCTATCACGAGACTGTGCTGTGATAATTGTGAATTGGCCAGGCATTGGCATTCTAGACCAAATATTACATCCTTGAAATATCCCTATTGCATTCCCAAGTATGAAATCTATAGTCCCCAATATGTCACACTCTCGGTAGAATTGTCGAAAGGAATGGACATATAATGTATCCTGGTAACCATTAATATGACACTTGTACAAAGCTGCAAAGTTCGCATTTACTCTCAAGGCAACTACTTGATGTTTCTTTGCTCCAGCCCTATTCTCAATACATATGTCTCATGCCAAAAAGCCATCACTAGACACTCCTGAAATCCAATTTAATTCAATTTCAACacgaaaataaattaatacatgttaaataaatataatacataTTGAGTGTCAAtggaaaaagataaataaaacaacagacataataattttttttaacatatttcaacttaataatatatgaaaacATAACTCATCACATTTTTAAAtcctaaaaattatatatgatttgttAGGTTCAAGGACCTTAAGGACTAATGTaatagaacttcaatatgtattgtgttggcaaaccatgatcaaaatatggagtctaggtttaggcttgctcaaagtatgtttaattgtaaaattggaatccaGTGATTACAGGatttattggacaaaatctgcaaggctcaatcgatcgaaaatcagACTCAATCGATTAAACcacatgtagatttttttttctacaaaatttccaattcagcccaagcccgtttgacgtgtagggttaagtgttttacttcacatataaaaggaaaaacccaaGCTACGTTTTAGAAGTCTTTTGAGTGTTGTGCGTTGATTCTTTTGTGAGatttagaggtgtttaccttcatacacacacataggattatcaagatcaagattcgcGTCAAGAGCTTAATGATCGCTTCAGTTGCTGcttaaaaaacttaaagaagatctgaaacctttgagtggaatctcaaagtcataagtgggagaacttgtggttacagcagatcaaggaaagaagtagtgtGTGGACTCGGACTTGTCACATGGTTGTGGTAATAGGTTTTCTGcacgaggtagcaataggatgttagtgttCTTAGTTCTATTGTAAAAAtgtcaattctttcatagtggatctatttttaccttgaggatagctaggttaaatcctccccaggttttttattgGTTAGGTTTTCCTGGTAATCATATCGTTGTATTCTGTATATTTTcgcattatttacatgatatgatttgaatgtgttaacctagatctgattaatttatctaagtaatcacttggctatataactaggttaaacatcttgtgtttaaggggtctaaaactttacaagtggtatcagagcgaattagctctagtgtttagattttttgatctgagagttgatccttgacccctgttgtcatggatttTGTAAAGttctttttgctaaaaatcCAACTTGTCCATTTTTGGATCATATGGCTTGTTGCATGCATTAAGTCTTTTCTTAAGTATCTTGGTATAATTACATGTAATGATAATTATGTGTGTTATACAGCTTTAACCGCTTTAAAGGCACATGATTCTTGTCTTTGGTATTTGGATAGTGGTTGTTCTAGGCATATAATAGGAAATAAAGCTTTATTCAAGACactttttaaaggaaagatTGGGATAGTCACTTTTGGAGATGGAAGCAAATCTATGATCAGAGGCATTGGAATTGTGGACATTCTAGGGTTGCCGATATTTGAAGATGTCTGGTACGTTGATGGGTTGAAGGCCAACTTACTTAGCATCAGTCAGATTTGTGACAATGGACTGAATGTTCTCTTTACCAAGTATGAATGTGAGATACTTGATGGAGGAGGTGACTGCATGTGTATTGGTGTTAGGACAGTTGATAACTGTTATGGTATAACACCAAGTACAAGCAACAAGTGTTTTAGTGTGAAGATCAATCAAGTAGACTTATTGCATCAATGGTTGTGACAAGCAAGTCATAAGCAATTGGAGAAGATCTCCGAGTGTGAAGCAGTTATTAGTTTGCCCAAATTTGAAAAGATTGAGAAATGCATATGTGGACCATGTCAGATGGGTAAACAAGTCAAGTCCAAGCATCCGTCTATAACTGAAGTTCAAACCTCAAGACCTTTGGAGTTGTTACACATTGATCTCATGGGTCCTGCCAAAGTTCAGAGTTTAGGTGGAAAGAAGTATATTTTAGTTGTTGTGGATGATTTCACTAGATATACTTGGGTTGTGCTTTTGAGAGATAAGTTTAAGACTCCCAAAAAGATGGTACACTTGTACAAGAAATTGCAAGTTGAAAAAGGTACTGTGATAGCCAAAATTAGAAGTGATCAcgagagagaatttgagaacaCAAAACTGGCTACCTTTTGCAATGATCAAGGCGCTCATTAAGAGTTCTCTTCACCTAAGACGCTACAATAGAATGGAATAGTAAAACGAAAAAATAGGGTTATTCAAGAAATGACTTATGTCATGCTAAATAACAAGAAGATGCCAAAGTTCTTCTGGGGAGAAGCAGTTAACACTGCACGCCATACACTCAATAGAGTGTATTTCAGACCTGATTCCAAGAAAACTCCATATGAACTCTAGAGAGGAAAGAAGTCTGTTGTCAAATACTTCAGGATATTTGGAAGTGATTGTTATGTTCTGCGTGATAGGGAGAATCTAGAAAAGTTTGATGCAAAAAGCGACAAGGGATATTTTCTGGACTATTCTTCCACCAGTAGAGCATATAGAGTGTACAATCTGAGAACTAAAATAGGAATGGAATCTTCAAATGTGGTGATCAATGATGAATTATGTTCAGAATCTCACTCAAAAGACACTCTTCCGCTTCAAGAAAGGACTATGGAGGTTGATGATTCTCTTACTGAAGATTATGTTGGGAAGCATAGTGATGAAGAACTACAGCTGTTGAATGATGCTATGTCAAAACCATCGGTTTCAGAACCATCCACTCCTGTTCGTGAAACCCAACAAGAACAAACTAAGCTTAGTTCTTCATCTGAACAAAATGGTACCTCTACATCTTTGGTCAAAGGTCCATCTACTAAAGTAAAGTTAAATCACCCTGTCACAAACATATTGGGTagtttgattgataacatgagATTGAGGTCTAAAGCCTTAAATGTAATTACTCACTCATGCTATCTATCCCAAttcaaaccaaagaaaatggATGAAGTACTTCAAGATGCTGATTGGATTAATTCTATGCATGAagaatttcattaatttgttcGGAATGATATGTAGGAGTTAGTTCCTAGACCAAAGGGAGTGAATGTGATAGGAACTAAGtgaattttcaataataagttagaTGAAAATGGTacagttattagaaaaaaaaaaatcaagacttGTTACTCAAGGATACACACAAGTGGAAGGGATCAATTTTGATGAGACTTTTGCACCGGTTGTAAGGCTAGAATCCCTTAGGATACTCTTAGTCATAGCAAGTCATTTGAATTCCAAGTTGTACCAAATGTATGTCAAGAGTGCATTTTTAAATGGGATGTTGCAAGAAGAGGTGTATGTTGAACAACCATAAGGTTTTGTTGATCCTCACAGACCGGATGATATTTACAAGTTGAAGAGAGCACTCTACGAGTTGAAACAAGCTCCTAGGGCATGGTATGATAGGCTAACTGCCTATCTCATTAAGCATGGATTCAAAAGAGGATTTGCATATACTACTTTCTTCATATGAAAGGATAAGAATTATTTTGTAGTAGCTCAaatttatgtagatgacattgTTTTTTGTGCTATTAATGATTCTCTTGCTAAAtcttttgcagatgaaatgaaGAATATGTTTGAAATGAATATGGTTGGTGAACTAACTTATTTCTTAAGGTTGCAGGTGAAGTAAATGGATTCTGGAATTTACATCAACCAAGCAAAGTATGCTAGAAATTTTTTCAACAGATTTAGACTTGAAAAGGCTGCACATGCTAGAACACCAATGGCTGCAAATGCAAAGCTAACCAATGATCCTTCAGGTGAGTTTATTGATGTTACATTATATAGAAGCATGATTGGTTGTCTTTTGTATTTAACTAATAATCATCCAATTATTGCTAGTCACCCAAATATTGCTTTTAGTGTTGGTATATGTTCTAGATTTCAATCTAACCCTAAGGTTTCACATTTAAATGCtattaaaagaatcaaaaaaatatgttaGTGGAACTTGTGATTATGGATTGTTTTATAGCAAAGAGTTAAATATGTCTCTTGTTGGATACTCAAATGCAGATTAGGCCAGTAATGCCGATGATAGAAAAAGCACCACTGGTGGGTGTTTTTATGTAAGGGCCAATCTTATTGCTTGGATGAGTAAAAAGCAAAATTATGTCTCTCTGTCAACTGCAGAAGCAAAATATATTGATGCTAGACGTTGTTCACAACTTCTTCGGATGAAAAAGCTTTTAAGTGACCATGGGATATCACAGGCACCATGATGGTCTATTGTGATAATTCTAGTGATATCGATATCTCTAAGAACCCTGTTTAACATTCTAAGACTAAGTACATAGAGATTAGATATCACTTTATTAGGGATCTGGTTGAAAGAAAGATTGTGACTCTTGAATATATCCCTACTAAACGTCAGAATGCTAACATCTTtaccaaacctcttgatagaAGTAAGTTTACGACACTTCGTCAAATGATTGGTGTGATTCGGTGTCCCTAGTCATTCTTGGCTCTtttggtccttgtgcttcatctcaatactctttgtgaccatttttcttttgctgttttgttttctttttgcttttaggaattgcattgcattacattcatgcatttcatgataggttgtttttgctatttaaaaaaaaaaaaaggaaggaaaaatgtgttttgtatcATATATTTTGGATTTGCAATCAAGATTGGcctattatctttacataacatgcttATGTatcttgtttagcttggatgaagTTATTTTACTacactttgctagttttagctatgcagtgcatgttgtgtgtgagttgtttatagtttttgatcacatgttTTTAATCATTAGGACTAGAACTTaatgagaaatgcataaataaccatctcaccattgtttacTAGTCAAttatgaacaccttagtgcatatcataagattttgtgctcaagATAGTGTAGCGTatgcacaaataaataaaattggtatgTTCATTATCTGGCTATAATAAAGatgacacaaataaataaaattggtttgtACATTATCTGacttaaatatcaatttaacaatgaaataaaattggtgtgtatattatgaggcaaaataaaaagaaacttaaATGATTGctagcttgttttctaggagatgtgagagttatatgatataACTCTTTAGGTaatagtctctttcaaatttatgtgatgaataatgtagaaattgtgattgattactatctacatatcacctcacatgtatctcatgctattactagttgcacacactacataagttattctttgctaaatttagtacatgatattgtgtgtgaatttattttggccatccaagattatatgctccttgattttgatgcaaaatatgtctaattttttagttttggggacaaaagtgtgaaaatcttgtttttcgAAGATCTGGGTTGAattcaagtgtttttgaaaaaaatttaaactcatactcatgcatttcattcttgaaataaaaaaggtttgagtgttttctgcataaaatttcctttgtttttttaaaaaaagtcacTTTTCaagattttcgatcgatcggaGCTATTGCTTGACCAATTGAAATTGCAATTAAAATTTGGTCTGAATCTGTCTAGCTTGATTGGTGCTCGATTgatgctcgatcgattgaatctattttttgatcgatcgaaactcaATTTCGACCGATCGAATTTTGAAAGTTGAGTTTTATAAAAAGCTTCTCCTCACATGTACTTCACTATTTCAAAAGCTTTTCCAAACTTTTTCTTACTTTCTCTCCTCGACTGAtccaatttaagatttttctcactttctctccTCGACCGATCCAATCTAAGattttttgtcgttttcctccAAATTTTTCTCCAAGGATTTTGTCCTCAAGCATTGGTAAGTCCTTTATAcccttcttttttcaatttaatcaCATGTTTCATGCacttttattcaaaatttcaaacatagcattttagggatttttgattatatcaattttttttttaacatttttaatcaATGGGTATTTGTTCTTAGTTCATATACATGTGATCctcatgcattaatttgatcaattttgtgatttgaggaaaattaaaatttctaggGCTTGGAACTTTGCTCAATTAGGCTTAAATTGGTGAAATTGACTTGTGTTTTTGATAGATTAACTCATTATATGATGTTTTCTAACTAGTATAATGGttaattgatcaatttggttaaagtttttgaaattgggtttttcaaatttggggtttttggacTAAAACTCTATGTTCAAGTCAATTGGTTGTTTATAAagtaaaattgaacaaatttcaatgcattagagcatgcatcatatgtgcattcattacatgcatcaaatAGATTGTTATATATTGAGATTTTTGTGCTCTAACTCTCTATAATGCATGTtgcccttggtttttttttctttgttttttgttttcctttctttttaaacCCTTAGCATTATggttaggaagactagagccaacAACAAAACCACCACTCCTTCTACCCCTGAGTTCCAGAGTGATAGGTTTAGAACCATTAAGTGTCAAGAAACCTATGAGAAATGGAACATCTTTAGGTCTGTTTAGGCTGAGTGTAGGGTCATTCTAGATGAGCTTGATCGGGAGATTCGTAGGAATTTTGAGCGTAGGGGTTGGTTACCTCTTTTAGATGTCGAGCATCCTCCTCCAACGgctttgattagagagttctactcgAACCTCTCTATCCACTTCGATGATTCCAACATTCAGTTTGTGAAAAGTTGAATAAGAGGTGAAGAGTATGTCATTACTCCTCAGGTAGTGCATTCTGCTCTTGGTGTACCTTTGGTACAATAGCTAGTGTACCCTTACTCAGAGTCTCCTCACCTTGATGAAATTATGTCACTCATCACTAGTACTTCCATTAGATGGGATACTGATCCTCGTATCACTTTCCATGAGCTTACTGAgctcaattatttgttttttcgaATTTCTTGTCATAATATTTGGCCTATCTCTCACCTTCATACTATTCCCATTGAGAGATGTGCGTTTTTGTATGCTCTCGTCACTGATGCTCCTATgaattttccttctcttttcattAGCTCATTAGTTGAGGTtcataaaagtagtgtcaaatCCTATGGTTTGTTTTTCCCGGTTTTCATTTATAGGATTTTGTTAGATTTAAGTTTAGATGACTTTCTCGCATCTGAGCCTGTCCATAT
This portion of the Castanea sativa cultivar Marrone di Chiusa Pesio chromosome 7, ASM4071231v1 genome encodes:
- the LOC142643225 gene encoding putative pectinesterase/pectinesterase inhibitor 12; amino-acid sequence: MPMPGQFTIITAQSRDSPDEHTGISIQNCSILSTNDLYSNSSSTQWSDDNDDQELKSLYYEEYDNGGPSSSTDDRVQWKGYHKMDVDATYNFTVLEFIKDDEGLDSTAFPYDHGV